In Actinoplanes derwentensis, the following proteins share a genomic window:
- a CDS encoding ABC transporter substrate-binding protein, whose translation MTACAQETPAADTTGRTRLLYWPGGLSTGILNKAKSQFDSRTEIAPELLQGDYREQLVAILNSGQDRPGIVGIKGEEVASLVPRADLFVDLHTLGVDDLMSEYVPWKWQQAASPDNRQIGFPIDIGPTATFYRADLFARAGLPSEPAEMATVVRTWADYIANGVKLVKATPSVKLVRNGSELYTIKLWQGTQRYIDETNHYIGGEPHVRAAWDLAVDLIGKDLSAGILGDDESGWAEAMKKGTVATALGASWLGYDLTSLAPDTSGKWRVAAGPAIGANYGGSFLAIPEGSADPELSFEIIKWILAPDNQAAAFTDAALFPAATAAFDMPALQEPDPFFGGQKTIEIFAESARKAHRVYEAPADSKIHEVFVDQLSEIELGTKAATRAWTDAVAAGRSIGESLGVN comes from the coding sequence ATGACCGCGTGTGCGCAGGAGACCCCGGCGGCCGACACCACTGGCCGGACCCGGCTGCTCTACTGGCCGGGCGGGCTGAGCACCGGCATCCTGAACAAGGCGAAGAGCCAGTTCGACTCGCGCACCGAGATCGCGCCGGAACTGCTGCAGGGCGACTACCGGGAGCAGCTCGTCGCAATCCTCAACAGCGGTCAGGACCGGCCCGGCATCGTCGGCATCAAGGGCGAGGAGGTCGCCTCGCTGGTGCCCCGCGCCGACCTCTTCGTCGACCTGCACACCCTCGGCGTCGACGACCTGATGAGCGAGTACGTCCCGTGGAAGTGGCAGCAGGCCGCGTCACCGGACAATCGGCAGATCGGGTTCCCGATCGACATCGGGCCGACCGCCACGTTCTACCGCGCCGATCTGTTCGCCCGCGCCGGACTGCCCAGCGAACCGGCCGAGATGGCCACGGTGGTGCGCACCTGGGCCGACTACATCGCCAACGGTGTGAAGCTGGTGAAGGCGACACCGTCGGTGAAGCTGGTCCGCAACGGCAGCGAGCTGTACACCATCAAGCTCTGGCAGGGCACCCAGCGGTACATCGACGAGACCAACCACTACATCGGCGGCGAGCCGCACGTCCGGGCCGCCTGGGATCTGGCCGTCGACCTGATCGGTAAGGACCTGTCGGCCGGCATCCTCGGTGACGACGAGTCCGGCTGGGCCGAGGCGATGAAGAAGGGCACGGTCGCCACCGCCCTCGGCGCATCCTGGCTGGGTTACGACCTGACCAGTCTGGCCCCGGACACCAGCGGCAAATGGCGGGTCGCGGCCGGTCCGGCGATCGGCGCCAACTACGGTGGCTCGTTCCTGGCCATCCCCGAGGGCAGCGCCGACCCCGAGCTGTCCTTCGAGATCATCAAGTGGATCCTGGCGCCCGACAATCAGGCCGCCGCGTTCACCGACGCCGCACTGTTCCCGGCCGCGACCGCGGCGTTCGACATGCCGGCGCTGCAGGAACCGGACCCGTTCTTCGGCGGCCAGAAGACCATCGAGATCTTCGCCGAGTCGGCCCGCAAGGCGCACCGCGTCTACGAGGCGCCGGCCGACTCGAAGATCCACGAGGTGTTCGTGGATCAGCTCTCCGAGATCGAACTGGGGACTAAGGCGGCTACCCGGGCCTGGACCGACGCGGTCGCCGCGGGCCGTTCGATCGGCGAGTCACTGGGCGTCAACTAG
- a CDS encoding substrate-binding domain-containing protein, with product MRAGPAAFAAAFVLAACSGEAPSEPAPAVLVVAGRQVDFVRELATGFGEGVRRVPGVGQKIIGPETVDNAAEMRMIRGFLDGKHGSISLFTFAPELFADSLGKAAAAGTSLVGLHTIPAPGSRVPLFIGNDNLAIGTQLGEAMAHRIPAQTEGLVIIGSPYPGVVVLDQRASGVRAAVEKLRPDVTVLGPFDTKQDPAANKQAWKTLQEANPHALAFIGVGGADAHSLAELRDTHPTRIDGGVGTDPKALSVAGTGALVLVSTEPYLQGLLAGAIQARCAKDGDELPAGWLAVPGLVVDTVNVGEIVARQASDQARRAWFKPQADAILANLPDHLRPLVEAQ from the coding sequence ATGAGGGCTGGTCCCGCCGCGTTCGCCGCGGCGTTCGTGCTCGCCGCGTGCAGTGGTGAGGCCCCGTCGGAGCCGGCGCCGGCGGTGCTGGTGGTGGCCGGCCGGCAGGTCGACTTCGTACGGGAACTCGCCACCGGTTTCGGAGAGGGCGTCCGCCGGGTTCCCGGAGTCGGGCAGAAGATCATCGGGCCGGAGACCGTCGACAACGCCGCCGAGATGCGGATGATCCGGGGCTTCCTGGACGGCAAGCACGGGTCGATCTCGTTGTTCACGTTCGCCCCGGAACTGTTCGCCGACTCGCTGGGCAAGGCCGCTGCGGCCGGCACCTCGCTGGTCGGGCTGCACACCATCCCGGCGCCGGGTTCCCGGGTGCCGCTCTTCATCGGCAACGACAACCTCGCCATCGGCACCCAGCTGGGCGAGGCGATGGCGCACCGGATCCCGGCCCAGACCGAGGGTCTGGTGATCATCGGTTCGCCGTACCCCGGTGTGGTCGTCCTCGATCAGCGGGCCAGTGGCGTGCGGGCGGCCGTCGAGAAGCTCCGGCCGGACGTGACAGTGCTCGGGCCGTTCGACACCAAGCAGGACCCGGCCGCGAACAAGCAGGCCTGGAAGACCCTGCAGGAGGCCAATCCGCACGCGCTCGCCTTCATCGGGGTGGGCGGCGCGGACGCGCACAGCCTGGCCGAACTGCGCGACACCCATCCCACCCGGATCGACGGCGGGGTCGGCACCGATCCGAAGGCGCTGTCGGTGGCCGGGACCGGCGCGCTGGTGCTGGTGTCCACCGAACCGTACCTGCAGGGTCTGCTGGCCGGGGCGATCCAGGCCCGGTGCGCGAAGGACGGCGACGAACTGCCGGCCGGCTGGCTGGCGGTGCCGGGCCTCGTGGTGGACACCGTCAACGTCGGGGAGATCGTCGCCCGGCAGGCGAGCGATCAGGCCCGGCGGGCGTGGTTCAAGCCGCAGGCCGACGCGATCCTGGCGAACCTGCCGGACCATCTCCGCCCTCTGGTCGAGGCCCAGTGA
- a CDS encoding putative bifunctional diguanylate cyclase/phosphodiesterase, translated as MRDWLRRRVVARSAVAALTVGLALLAAMAVVSSRSTARAADIAAGTQQTSQQWNEIYLKISMEYELLEDYLDSPDLGDRQPLLSSIGSAEPNLRWLLANGGEDDTRQVMALQNAYGGYTYTLRNLIDAAATADRDGTLKYARQAALSASGLRRQASVNVARNNLAIAVVLRDAKEQNARQLIAVEVLSLADLLLVIFCGLVLLAYQKRTERQAADNDYRASHDGLTGLANRRLLGERVSRAIADADRDGPGVGLLLLDLNRFKEVNDTLGHHSGDLLLIEVARRLSNGSRASDLVARLGGDEFAILLAGVEDITDAHTVAQRVLTELCGPAQVGDLSVDISGSIGYSHYPSLSSSAEELLQHADVAMYHAKRNRLGLAGYEPENDNNSYEQLTLLTDLRYAIDRGELELHYQPKVRPADRSVAGMEALVRWRHPTRGLLGPHAFVPEAEQSDLMLSLTEAVLDMALRQQREWRDTGRHIPVAVNIGAACLRDAGFPARVEELLRRYGAVAGHLTMEITETFLIIDPEAAAAALTLLRDRGVRVSIDDFGVGYSSMSYLQSMPLDELKIDRKFTAEILTTERGRAIATAIVDLAHALDLTVVAEGIEDENTLTVVGEMGCEQAQGYFMCRPLHPDSIPAWLDSWSVPALN; from the coding sequence ATGCGGGACTGGTTACGACGGCGGGTGGTCGCCCGTAGCGCGGTGGCGGCCCTGACCGTGGGTCTCGCCCTGCTCGCCGCGATGGCCGTGGTCAGCAGCCGGTCCACCGCGCGGGCCGCCGACATCGCGGCCGGCACCCAGCAGACCAGCCAGCAGTGGAACGAGATCTACCTCAAGATCAGCATGGAGTACGAGCTGCTGGAGGACTATCTCGACTCCCCCGATCTGGGTGACCGGCAGCCGCTGTTGTCGTCGATCGGCTCGGCCGAGCCCAACCTGCGGTGGCTGCTGGCCAACGGCGGCGAGGACGACACCCGGCAGGTGATGGCCCTACAGAACGCGTACGGCGGCTACACCTACACGTTGCGCAACCTGATCGACGCGGCGGCCACCGCGGACCGCGACGGCACCCTGAAGTACGCCCGGCAGGCCGCCCTGAGCGCCTCCGGTCTGCGCCGGCAGGCGTCGGTGAACGTGGCCCGCAACAACCTCGCCATCGCGGTGGTGCTGCGTGACGCCAAGGAGCAGAACGCCCGCCAGCTGATCGCGGTCGAGGTGCTGTCGCTGGCCGACCTGCTGCTGGTGATCTTCTGCGGGCTGGTGCTGCTGGCGTACCAGAAACGCACCGAGCGTCAGGCCGCCGACAACGACTACCGTGCCTCCCACGACGGGCTCACCGGGCTGGCCAACCGGCGGCTGCTCGGCGAGCGGGTGTCGCGCGCCATCGCCGACGCCGACCGGGACGGCCCCGGAGTCGGGTTGCTGTTGCTGGACCTCAACCGGTTCAAAGAAGTCAACGACACCCTCGGCCACCACTCCGGCGACCTGCTGCTGATCGAGGTGGCCCGGCGCCTGAGCAACGGCAGCCGGGCCTCCGACCTGGTGGCCCGGCTGGGCGGCGACGAGTTCGCGATCCTGCTGGCCGGCGTCGAGGACATCACCGATGCGCACACGGTCGCCCAGCGTGTCCTCACCGAACTGTGCGGGCCCGCCCAAGTCGGCGACCTCTCCGTCGACATCAGCGGCAGCATCGGCTACTCGCACTACCCCTCGCTCAGCAGCAGCGCCGAGGAACTGCTGCAGCACGCCGACGTCGCGATGTACCACGCCAAACGCAACCGCCTCGGGCTCGCCGGATACGAGCCGGAGAACGACAACAACAGCTACGAACAGCTCACCCTGCTGACCGATCTGCGCTACGCGATCGACCGCGGCGAACTCGAACTGCACTACCAGCCCAAGGTCCGGCCCGCCGACCGCTCGGTGGCCGGGATGGAGGCGCTGGTCCGGTGGCGGCACCCGACCCGGGGACTGCTCGGCCCGCACGCGTTCGTGCCGGAGGCCGAACAGAGCGACCTGATGCTGTCACTGACCGAGGCGGTGCTCGACATGGCCCTGCGGCAGCAGCGCGAATGGCGCGACACCGGCCGGCACATCCCGGTCGCGGTCAACATCGGCGCCGCCTGCCTGCGGGACGCAGGCTTCCCGGCCCGGGTCGAGGAACTGCTCCGCCGGTACGGCGCGGTCGCCGGCCACCTCACCATGGAGATCACCGAAACATTCCTGATCATCGACCCGGAAGCCGCGGCCGCCGCCCTCACGCTGCTGCGTGACCGGGGCGTCCGGGTCTCCATCGACGACTTCGGGGTGGGCTATTCGTCGATGAGTTATCTGCAGTCGATGCCGCTGGACGAGCTGAAGATCGACCGCAAGTTCACCGCCGAGATCCTCACCACCGAACGGGGCCGGGCCATCGCCACCGCGATCGTCGATCTGGCCCACGCCCTCGACCTGACCGTGGTGGCCGAGGGCATCGAGGACGAGAACACCCTCACCGTCGTCGGCGAGATGGGCTGCGAACAGGCCCAGGGCTACTTCATGTGCCGCCCGCTGCACCCGGACTCCATCCCCGCCTGGCTGGACAGCTGGAGCGTTCCCGCCCTCAACTGA
- a CDS encoding cellulose binding domain-containing protein, translated as MGTRRIRSLLAVAATGVLAVTAAVLAPVASAAAAGCQVNYTISSQWQGGFGANVAITNLGDPINGWSLRWTFASGLAVAQAWNSTVTQSGTAVTAVNVSYNGVLGTGGSTSFGFNGSFTGTNPVPTAFTLNGVACTGGVVPSGSPSTSPSSSSTPVPSSSPALKTVRVFWLKPTDVAFDQRYPDGIAAVMREAQRYYRQELGKTFTLNSTVVEVVTGEHDRNWYITTNCSGSDHYWCVVGNMHQELMRRFGIANPDSRWLVVGEISAEETNQSGGGASPGWVVLSGHDADGAAGINGPMNRWYGGMVHELGHAFGLPDSTSTDGTPMSGSFYDYPNTHFSQAQKNAILSGPYGGLLS; from the coding sequence ATGGGAACTCGACGGATCCGCAGCCTGCTGGCGGTCGCCGCCACCGGTGTCCTGGCTGTCACGGCGGCCGTGCTCGCGCCGGTTGCCAGCGCGGCGGCGGCCGGTTGTCAGGTGAATTACACGATCAGTTCACAGTGGCAGGGCGGGTTCGGGGCGAACGTGGCGATCACGAATCTCGGCGACCCGATCAACGGCTGGTCGTTGCGCTGGACTTTCGCTTCCGGGCTAGCCGTAGCTCAGGCATGGAATTCGACCGTGACCCAGAGCGGCACGGCGGTGACCGCTGTCAATGTCAGCTACAACGGCGTGCTCGGGACCGGGGGCAGCACCTCGTTCGGCTTCAACGGATCGTTCACCGGCACCAACCCGGTACCGACGGCCTTCACCCTGAACGGTGTCGCCTGCACCGGCGGAGTGGTCCCCTCCGGCAGCCCGTCGACCAGCCCGTCGAGCAGTTCGACGCCCGTTCCGTCGTCGTCGCCGGCCCTCAAGACGGTCCGGGTCTTCTGGCTCAAGCCGACCGATGTCGCCTTCGACCAGCGTTACCCCGACGGCATCGCGGCCGTCATGCGCGAGGCCCAGCGCTACTACCGGCAGGAACTCGGCAAGACCTTCACCCTCAACAGCACCGTCGTCGAGGTGGTCACCGGCGAGCACGACCGGAACTGGTACATCACCACCAACTGTTCCGGCAGCGACCACTACTGGTGCGTCGTCGGCAACATGCATCAGGAGTTGATGCGCCGCTTCGGGATCGCCAACCCGGACAGCCGCTGGCTGGTCGTCGGCGAGATCAGCGCGGAGGAGACCAATCAGTCCGGCGGCGGTGCCAGCCCCGGCTGGGTGGTGCTCAGCGGCCACGACGCGGACGGCGCGGCCGGGATCAACGGCCCGATGAACCGCTGGTACGGCGGGATGGTGCACGAACTGGGCCACGCCTTCGGCCTTCCCGACTCCACGTCGACCGACGGCACCCCGATGTCCGGGTCGTTCTACGACTACCCGAACACCCACTTCAGTCAGGCGCAGAAGAACGCGATCCTGTCCGGCCCGTACGGCGGCCTGCTGTCCTGA
- a CDS encoding ricin-type beta-trefoil lectin domain protein: protein MPRTLAAALAVGAAALATATMNPVAGHAAPKPAPQAAPADLGLAPGMMAALRRDLGLDDAQIHRRLATEAAAPAVEQRLRAQLGDRFGGAWIAAGATRLTVAVTRAKDAARVRAEGAVPTIVARGERSLDTARATLDRNGAAAPGTVRGWFVDPAANSVVVTVQPGAEADARRFAAASGAGAVTIRTAAARPEPMYDTRGGDQYVINGNTLCSVGFAVAGGFVTAGHCGGTGSPTLGFNNVAQGTFAGSSFPGNDYAWVRTNANWVSQPWVNNYSGGNVLVSGSQEAAIGSSICRSGRTTGWRCGTLLGRNETINYAQGSVSGLSRSNACAQPGDSGGSWISGNQAQGVTSGGTGDCTSGGTMWFQPVNEILQVYGLSLTTSGGNAGSALISNWNNKCLDVPNGDFSDGVPTQMWNCNGSAAQRWEATGGTLRTGNNKCLDVAWGSTANGAVIQIATCSGNAAQQWVLSAAGDLVNPQANKCVDISEWNGNDGARLQLWECAGTLNQKWRRG, encoded by the coding sequence ATGCCCCGAACCCTCGCCGCCGCACTCGCCGTCGGCGCGGCGGCACTCGCCACCGCAACCATGAACCCGGTCGCCGGTCACGCGGCCCCGAAACCAGCACCGCAAGCCGCGCCCGCCGACCTCGGGCTGGCACCGGGCATGATGGCGGCGCTGCGCCGCGACCTCGGACTCGACGACGCCCAGATCCACCGCCGGCTCGCCACCGAGGCAGCGGCGCCGGCCGTCGAGCAGCGGCTGCGCGCACAACTCGGCGACCGCTTCGGCGGGGCCTGGATCGCCGCCGGCGCGACCCGGCTCACCGTGGCCGTGACCAGGGCGAAAGACGCGGCGAGAGTACGCGCGGAGGGCGCCGTCCCGACGATCGTGGCACGCGGTGAGCGCTCCCTCGACACCGCCCGGGCCACCCTGGACCGCAACGGTGCGGCGGCACCGGGCACCGTACGTGGCTGGTTCGTCGATCCGGCCGCCAACAGTGTCGTCGTCACGGTGCAGCCGGGTGCCGAGGCCGACGCCCGCCGGTTCGCCGCCGCCAGCGGGGCCGGTGCGGTCACGATCCGGACCGCCGCCGCACGGCCGGAGCCGATGTACGACACCCGCGGCGGCGACCAGTACGTCATCAACGGCAACACGCTCTGCTCGGTCGGTTTCGCGGTCGCGGGTGGTTTCGTCACCGCCGGGCACTGTGGCGGCACCGGCAGCCCGACGCTGGGCTTCAACAACGTGGCGCAGGGTACGTTCGCCGGCTCCAGCTTCCCCGGCAACGACTACGCCTGGGTCCGTACCAACGCGAACTGGGTCTCGCAGCCCTGGGTGAACAACTACTCCGGCGGCAACGTCCTGGTGTCGGGTTCGCAGGAGGCCGCGATCGGCAGCTCGATCTGCCGGTCCGGGCGCACCACCGGCTGGCGCTGCGGCACGCTGCTCGGCAGGAACGAGACGATCAACTACGCGCAGGGTTCGGTCTCCGGGCTGTCGCGCAGCAACGCGTGCGCGCAGCCGGGTGACTCGGGTGGCTCGTGGATCTCCGGCAACCAGGCGCAGGGTGTCACGTCCGGCGGCACCGGCGACTGCACCTCCGGCGGCACGATGTGGTTCCAGCCGGTCAACGAGATCCTTCAGGTGTACGGCCTGTCGCTGACCACGTCCGGTGGCAATGCGGGTTCCGCCCTGATCAGCAACTGGAACAACAAGTGTCTCGACGTCCCGAACGGCGACTTCTCCGACGGCGTACCGACGCAGATGTGGAACTGCAACGGCTCGGCGGCACAGCGCTGGGAGGCGACCGGCGGCACCCTGCGGACCGGGAACAACAAGTGCCTGGATGTGGCGTGGGGGTCGACGGCGAACGGCGCGGTCATCCAGATCGCCACCTGCAGCGGGAACGCGGCCCAGCAGTGGGTGCTCAGCGCCGCCGGTGACCTGGTGAACCCGCAAGCAAACAAGTGTGTGGACATCTCGGAGTGGAACGGCAACGACGGCGCCCGGCTCCAGCTGTGGGAGTGCGCCGGCACGCTGAACCAGAAGTGGCGGCGTGGCTGA
- a CDS encoding tetratricopeptide repeat-containing diguanylate cyclase, whose protein sequence is MSGSLGTGSIPSATQPAVAARSVPEIAAEIQSLEFRFGTDGSHVLARAVALAAEARARADHPLYLWARLLEANMRRRSGELAVAAGICSEVNAWAREREHRPLLARSHQQLSIIHGNLGDIAAGLEHAVRAVEAVDDDTSPRARGVILLRLADVLAEGGSPDAARTRYGHAEQVAIGAADVELRLVVLNNLAYAEHLAGNSEQAWEAIQRLRTVTEATGGDLSPDALDTMAMIQIARGRYPEAARIAVGNVDAYASAGPDDADGLAEFLLTLAIAQRHLGDQSAAQDALDRCATICEERELAGVRVRALEEQAELHAARGDHARAFIVHKRFHAAERELHSQQRDAQARARHAVFETAEARREAERFREQARRDPLTGLPNRRYVDEHLPVLLSAGGPIVVALVDLDHFKRVNDLCSHEIGDRVLTVVAGLLTQAARSGGFAARLGGEEFLLVLTGAGTAEAAPALERFRQSVQDHPWSQLTGNLPVTVSIGALQSGPADTQTMVLAAADRLLYEAKNSGRNRCVL, encoded by the coding sequence GTGAGCGGTTCACTGGGTACCGGCTCGATCCCGTCGGCCACGCAGCCGGCTGTCGCCGCCCGTTCGGTGCCGGAGATCGCCGCGGAGATCCAGTCGCTGGAGTTCCGGTTCGGCACCGACGGCTCCCACGTGCTGGCTCGCGCCGTCGCACTGGCCGCCGAGGCCCGGGCCCGCGCCGATCACCCGCTGTATCTCTGGGCGCGCCTGCTGGAGGCCAACATGCGCCGCCGGTCCGGGGAACTGGCGGTGGCGGCCGGCATCTGTTCGGAGGTGAACGCGTGGGCGCGGGAACGGGAGCACCGCCCGCTCCTGGCTCGCAGCCACCAGCAGCTGTCGATCATCCACGGCAACCTCGGTGACATCGCCGCCGGTCTGGAACACGCGGTCCGGGCGGTGGAGGCCGTCGACGACGACACGTCGCCCCGGGCGCGCGGGGTGATCCTGCTGCGGCTGGCCGACGTGCTCGCCGAGGGTGGGTCGCCGGACGCCGCCCGCACCCGGTACGGGCACGCCGAACAGGTCGCGATCGGGGCCGCCGACGTCGAGTTGCGCCTGGTGGTGCTGAACAACCTGGCGTACGCCGAACACCTGGCCGGTAACAGTGAGCAGGCCTGGGAGGCGATCCAGCGGCTGCGGACGGTGACCGAGGCGACCGGCGGGGACCTGTCCCCGGACGCGCTCGACACGATGGCCATGATCCAGATCGCGCGCGGCCGGTACCCGGAGGCGGCCCGGATCGCCGTCGGTAACGTCGACGCCTACGCCAGTGCCGGACCGGACGACGCCGACGGTCTGGCCGAGTTCCTGCTGACCCTGGCCATCGCGCAGCGGCACCTCGGGGACCAGAGTGCCGCACAGGACGCGCTGGACCGCTGCGCCACGATCTGTGAGGAGCGGGAACTCGCCGGAGTCCGGGTCCGGGCGCTGGAGGAGCAGGCCGAACTCCACGCGGCCCGCGGTGATCACGCGCGGGCGTTCATCGTGCACAAACGGTTCCACGCGGCCGAACGGGAGCTGCATTCCCAGCAGCGGGACGCGCAGGCGCGGGCCCGGCACGCCGTGTTCGAGACCGCCGAGGCCCGCCGGGAGGCCGAACGTTTCCGGGAACAGGCCCGCCGGGACCCGCTGACCGGGCTGCCGAACCGGCGGTACGTCGACGAGCACCTGCCGGTCCTGCTGTCCGCCGGCGGTCCGATCGTGGTCGCGCTGGTCGATCTGGATCACTTCAAACGGGTCAACGACCTGTGCTCGCACGAGATCGGCGACCGGGTCCTCACCGTCGTCGCCGGCCTGCTCACTCAGGCGGCCCGCTCCGGCGGGTTCGCCGCGCGACTCGGCGGTGAGGAGTTCCTGCTGGTCCTGACCGGGGCCGGCACCGCCGAAGCGGCACCGGCCCTGGAACGGTTCCGGCAGTCGGTCCAGGACCATCCGTGGTCGCAGCTCACCGGCAACCTGCCCGTCACCGTCAGCATCGGTGCGCTTCAGTCAGGGCCGGCGGACACCCAGACGATGGTCCTCGCCGCCGCGGACCGGCTGCTTTACGAAGCCAAGAACTCCGGCCGGAACCGCTGCGTCCTCTGA